In Cotesia glomerata isolate CgM1 linkage group LG1, MPM_Cglom_v2.3, whole genome shotgun sequence, one genomic interval encodes:
- the LOC123273048 gene encoding 1-phosphatidylinositol 4,5-bisphosphate phosphodiesterase classes I and II isoform X1: protein MMANNKQPSINAVQTKQVEVSPQLQAGEKFIKWDEDSGVGTPVTLKVDEFGFYLYWIDQNNEVDMLDIAIIRDTRTGKHAKVPKDPKLKSLVTMGSQDSLEDKTLTVCYGSDFVNVQVINFCANKAEIVRHWTDQLLQLAYNLTLLNSSVTAFLQKAHTKLVLTADKTGKISTKNIIKMFTTNKEDRKRVEKALDISSLPSAKTDAVPLQKFQFKDFYNFYKSLTQRTDVEKVFDEIVGGNSKRRLMSTSQFVDFLNKSQRDPRLNEILYPYANDARARDIINQYEPDKNNASRGQLSSDGFLRYLMSEDNPIVAMSKYELDDDMDQPLAHYFINSSHNTYLTGHQLTGKSSVEIYRQCLLSGCRCVELDFWNGKFDEPVIVHGYTFVPEICARDVIEAIAESAFKTSEFPVVLSFENHCNPRQQAKIAQYCREYFGDMLLDAPLESHKLLPGHELPPPSLLKRKIIIKNKKKHRNHKKDHKKHQQGDQAAEAGQVAETNGVSQQADGENGPPPDVIPQNEVDGEQSIGNDVSHSPAMLPQRQGSKDSNPDDEDDEDESSTEEDESNVEDIKLRMDDKVAATDKVASTAKETEAGAEISALVNYVQPVHFNSFENAEKKNRMYEMSSFDEKQATTLLKERPLEFVNYNKHQLSRVYPAGTRFDSSNFMPQVFWNAGCQLVALNYQTLDLAMQLNIGIFEYNQRCGYLLKPEFMRRKDRRLDPFAESTVDGIIAGTVHIHVISGQFLSDKRVGTYVEVDMYGLPADTVRKKFKTKIVPNNGINPIYDEEPFVFKKVVLPELASLRIAAYEESGRLIGHRVLPVVGLCPGYRHVTLRNECGQPRPLASLFLHVIVKDYVPDGFNDFAEALANPIKYQCELEKRAKQLERLMDIDELEGDSNDKDKDKDKDKDKEKDREKDKEKEKEKEKVVTSAAKPTVSFDETTKAKKLQPSGDLSGALQLSESPHGRASTAGLEVPDTPDVEDGVVSSTVSVVDVTSNKNASVIVSIGDGIVAEPLEKLMTNKLVLEKKGEFEKKFESLRRKHEKERSRLQSGKGSVDGEKYKSKFYNNKLVKRLSTKNIFSTDVGLSVTLPETSECQEEGVEGPSKGLPKSQSERLLNILKEHLDQEKELQDKYHDIVYAMVEKVMITSQTNQMKTLKVLLEREISSAMRRLQKLRHLEVKQLSKVHKDKAEFDRMKREVGKTTIEKGVNECSRLTDIYDKKKAELESQHEEIRQKLEEERNKVKAAIQAEYTSSYNKYESGELALTPSASTSFADTLSKTPY, encoded by the exons gACTCCGGTGTGGGTACTCCAGTTACACTTAAAGTTGATGAATTTGGATTTTATCTGTACTGGATTGATCAAAATAATGAAGTCGATATGCTGGATATCGCTATTATACGAGACACCAGAACTGGAAAACATGCTAAAGTACCTAAG GATCCAAAGTTAAAGTCACTCGTGACAATGGGCTCGCAAGACTCTTTAGAAGATAAAACATTGACCGTATGTTATGGATCAGACTTTGTTAATGTCCAAGTAATAAACTTTTGCGCGAATAAGGCGGAAATAGTACGGCATTGGACGGAtcaattattacaattggcgtataatttaactttattaaatagtagTGTCACTGCATTTTTACAAAAGGCCCATACAAAATTAGTTCTGACTGCTGACAAAACTGGTAAAATTTCGACAAAAAA tataataaaaatgtttacgACAAATAAAGAGGATCGAAAGCGCGTCGAAAAGGCACTTGATATTTCTTCTTTGCCATCTGCCAAg ACTGACGCAGTGCCGCTACAAAAGTTTCAATTTAAAGACTTTTACAATTTCTACAAGTCTTTAACCCAGCGCACGGATGTTGAAAAAGTATTTGATGAAATCGTCGGTGGGAATAGCAAACGCCGATTGATGTCAACATCACAATTTGttgattttcttaataaatcaCAGCGTGATCCTCGACTCAATGAAATATTATATCCGTACGCGAACGACGCTCGAGCTCGAGATATTATCAATCAATACGAACCGGATAAAAATAACGCCAGccgaggacaattaagttcaGATGGTTTTCTTAGGTATTTAATGAGTGAAGATAATCCAATTGTTGCCATGTCCAAGTATGAGCTAGATGATGATATGGATCAACCACTCGctcattattttatcaattctaGTCACAACACTTATCTAACAG gcCATCAACTTACTGGAAAAAGTTCCGTCGAGATATACCGGCAGTGTTTACTCTCAGGTTGTCGTTGCGTTGAATTAGATTTCTGGAATGGAAAATTTGACGAGCCTGTAATAGTTCAtgg ATACACATTTGTGCCTGAAATATGCGCTCGGGATGTGATCGAGGCGATAGCGGAGAGTGCCTTCAAAACATCCGAATTCCCGGTTGTACTCAGTTTCGAGAATCACTGCAATCCGCGTCAACAGGCTAAGATTGCTCAGTATTGTAGGGAGTACTTTGGTGACATGTTGCTTGATGCTCCCCTTGAATCGCATAAG CTATTACCAGGTCATGAGCTTCCACCGCCGTCGCTACTGAAACgcaagataataataaagaacaAAAAGAAGCACCGTAATCACAAGAAAGACCACAAGAAGCACCAGCAAGGAGATCAGGCTGCTGAGGCCGGTCAAGTGGCCGAGACTAATGGTGTCAGTCAGCAAGCTGACGGTGAGAACGGTCCACCACCTGACGTAATCCCGCAAAATGAAGTAGACGGCGAGCAGTCAATTGGCAATGACGTATCTCATAGTCCGGCAATGCTCCCGCAGCGACAAGGTAGTAAAGACAGTAATCCAgatgatgaagatgatgaaGACGAGTCCAGTACCGAGGAAGATGAATCAAACGTTGAGGATATTAAACTGAGGATGGACGATAAGGTGGCAGCTACCGATAAAGTTGCATCTACCGCCAAAGAAACGGAAGCCGGGGCTGAAATATCAGCTCTCGTAAATTATGTACAGCCTGTGCACTTTAATAGCTTTGAGAatgctgagaaaaaaaatcgtaTGTATGAAATGTCTTCGTTTGATGAAAAGCAAGCGACAACTTTGCTCAAAGAGCGACCATTGGAATTTGTCAACTATAACAAGCACCAACTATCTCGTGTTTATCCGGCCGGAACGCGGTTCGACTCGAGTAACTTTATGCCTCAGGTATTTTGGAATGCCGGCTGTCAGTTGGTTGCTTTAAATTACCAAACTCTCGATCTAGCTATGCAACTAAACATTGGAATCTTTGAGTATAATCAACGCTGTGGCTATTTGCTCAAGCCGGAATTCATGAGACGTAAGGATCGCCGCCTGGATCCATTCGCCGAGTCAACAGTCGATGGAATTATTGCCGGTACTGTACACATACACGTAATATCTGGACAGTTTTTGAGTGACAAAAGGGTGGGCACATACGTCGAAGTCGACATGTATGGTCTGCCTGCGGACACTGTCCGCAAGAAGTTCAAGACTAAAATAGTACCTAACAATGGGATAAATCCCATTTACGATGAAGAGCCTTTTGTATTCAAGAAGGTCGTGTTACCTGAGTTGGCGTCACTGCGTATCGCTGCTTATGAGGAGTCTGGCCGGTTAATTGGCCACCGAGTTCTCCCCGTAGTGGGTCTTTGCCCGGGTTACCGGCACGTGACACTCAGGAACGAGTGCGGCCAGCCCCGTCCTCTAGCCAGTCTCTTTCTACATGTTATTGTTAAAGACTATGTACCTGACGGATTCAACGACTTTGCTGAGGCTCTTGCCAACCCGATTAAATATCAGTGTGAACTGGAAAAGCGAGCTAAGCAATTAGAACGGTTGATGGACATTGATGAGCTCGAAGGGGATTCCAAT GATAAAGATAAGGATAAAGACAAGGATAAAGATAAAGAAAAAGATAGAGAAAAAGATAAAGAAAAGGAAAAGGAGAAAGAAAAAGTTGTTACTAGTGCTGCAAAGCCAACTGTGAGTTTT GATGAAACAACAAAAGCAAAGAAATTACAGCCTTCCGGCGATTTATCGGGTGCGTTACAGTTGTCAGAAAGTCCACACGGGCGAGCATCAACTGCGGGCTTGGAAGTCCCAGATACTCCTGATGTGGAAGACGGAGTTGTGTCGTCAACAGTTTCGGTTGTTGATGTTACGTCAAATAAAAACGCGTCTGTCATAGTTTCGA ttgGAGATGGAATTGTCGCGGAGCCATTGGAAAAACTTATGACTAACAAGCTTGTTTTGGAGAAAAAAGGAGagtttgagaaaaaatttgaatctttGCGTCGCAAGCATGAAAAAGAGCGCTCGCGTTTACAATCTGGGAAAGGATCTGTTGACGGTGAAAAATacaaatctaaattttataataataaattggtGAAACGACTTTCTACTAAAAATat ATTTTCCACTGACGTTGGTTTGAGTGTGACTTTGCCGGAGACGTCAGAGTGCCAGGAAGAGGGTGTCGAGGGACCTTCAAAAGGTCTTCCCAAGAGTCAAAGTGAACGGTTGTTAAACATACTCAAAGAGCATTTGGATCAAGAAAAAGAACTACAAGATAAATACCATGACATTGTGTATGCCATGGTTGAAAAAGTTATGATAACATCACAGACAAATCAGATGAAGACACTTAAAGTTCTTTTGGAAAGAGAAATAAGCAGTGCCATGAGAAGGTTACAAAAATTACGACACCTCGAG GTGAAACAGTTGTCAAAAGTACATAAAGATAAGGCAGAATTTGATCGCATGAAACGAGAAGTCGGTAAAACGACTATTGAGAAGGGAGTTAATGAATGTAGCAGGCTGACGGATATTTATGATAAGAAGAAAGCTGAGCTTGAGTCGCAACACGAGGAAATTCGCCAGAAACTTGAAGAGGAGAGAAATAAG GTAAAGGCAGCAATACAAGCCGAATATACTAgtagttacaataaatatgAGAGCGGTGAGCTAGCATTAACGCCTTCAGCTAGCACAAGTTTTGCCGACACACTGAGTAAAACACCTTACTGA
- the LOC123273048 gene encoding 1-phosphatidylinositol 4,5-bisphosphate phosphodiesterase classes I and II isoform X2: MMANNKQPSINAVQTKQVEVSPQLQAGEKFIKWDEDSGVGTPVTLKVDEFGFYLYWIDQNNEVDMLDIAIIRDTRTGKHAKVPKDPKLKSLVTMGSQDSLEDKTLTVCYGSDFVNVQVINFCANKAEIVRHWTDQLLQLAYNLTLLNSSVTAFLQKAHTKLVLTADKTGKISTKNIIKMFTTNKEDRKRVEKALDISSLPSAKTDAVPLQKFQFKDFYNFYKSLTQRTDVEKVFDEIVGGNSKRRLMSTSQFVDFLNKSQRDPRLNEILYPYANDARARDIINQYEPDKNNASRGQLSSDGFLRYLMSEDNPIVAMSKYELDDDMDQPLAHYFINSSHNTYLTGHQLTGKSSVEIYRQCLLSGCRCVELDFWNGKFDEPVIVHGYTFVPEICARDVIEAIAESAFKTSEFPVVLSFENHCNPRQQAKIAQYCREYFGDMLLDAPLESHKLLPGHELPPPSLLKRKIIIKNKKKHRNHKKDHKKHQQGDQAAEAGQVAETNGVSQQADGENGPPPDVIPQNEVDGEQSIGNDVSHSPAMLPQRQGSKDSNPDDEDDEDESSTEEDESNVEDIKLRMDDKVAATDKVASTAKETEAGAEISALVNYVQPVHFNSFENAEKKNRMYEMSSFDEKQATTLLKERPLEFVNYNKHQLSRVYPAGTRFDSSNFMPQVFWNAGCQLVALNYQTLDLAMQLNIGIFEYNQRCGYLLKPEFMRRKDRRLDPFAESTVDGIIAGTVHIHVISGQFLSDKRVGTYVEVDMYGLPADTVRKKFKTKIVPNNGINPIYDEEPFVFKKVVLPELASLRIAAYEESGRLIGHRVLPVVGLCPGYRHVTLRNECGQPRPLASLFLHVIVKDYVPDGFNDFAEALANPIKYQCELEKRAKQLERLMDIDELEGDSNDKDKDKDKDKDKEKDREKDKEKEKEKEKVVTSAAKPTDETTKAKKLQPSGDLSGALQLSESPHGRASTAGLEVPDTPDVEDGVVSSTVSVVDVTSNKNASVIVSIGDGIVAEPLEKLMTNKLVLEKKGEFEKKFESLRRKHEKERSRLQSGKGSVDGEKYKSKFYNNKLVKRLSTKNIFSTDVGLSVTLPETSECQEEGVEGPSKGLPKSQSERLLNILKEHLDQEKELQDKYHDIVYAMVEKVMITSQTNQMKTLKVLLEREISSAMRRLQKLRHLEVKQLSKVHKDKAEFDRMKREVGKTTIEKGVNECSRLTDIYDKKKAELESQHEEIRQKLEEERNKVKAAIQAEYTSSYNKYESGELALTPSASTSFADTLSKTPY; encoded by the exons gACTCCGGTGTGGGTACTCCAGTTACACTTAAAGTTGATGAATTTGGATTTTATCTGTACTGGATTGATCAAAATAATGAAGTCGATATGCTGGATATCGCTATTATACGAGACACCAGAACTGGAAAACATGCTAAAGTACCTAAG GATCCAAAGTTAAAGTCACTCGTGACAATGGGCTCGCAAGACTCTTTAGAAGATAAAACATTGACCGTATGTTATGGATCAGACTTTGTTAATGTCCAAGTAATAAACTTTTGCGCGAATAAGGCGGAAATAGTACGGCATTGGACGGAtcaattattacaattggcgtataatttaactttattaaatagtagTGTCACTGCATTTTTACAAAAGGCCCATACAAAATTAGTTCTGACTGCTGACAAAACTGGTAAAATTTCGACAAAAAA tataataaaaatgtttacgACAAATAAAGAGGATCGAAAGCGCGTCGAAAAGGCACTTGATATTTCTTCTTTGCCATCTGCCAAg ACTGACGCAGTGCCGCTACAAAAGTTTCAATTTAAAGACTTTTACAATTTCTACAAGTCTTTAACCCAGCGCACGGATGTTGAAAAAGTATTTGATGAAATCGTCGGTGGGAATAGCAAACGCCGATTGATGTCAACATCACAATTTGttgattttcttaataaatcaCAGCGTGATCCTCGACTCAATGAAATATTATATCCGTACGCGAACGACGCTCGAGCTCGAGATATTATCAATCAATACGAACCGGATAAAAATAACGCCAGccgaggacaattaagttcaGATGGTTTTCTTAGGTATTTAATGAGTGAAGATAATCCAATTGTTGCCATGTCCAAGTATGAGCTAGATGATGATATGGATCAACCACTCGctcattattttatcaattctaGTCACAACACTTATCTAACAG gcCATCAACTTACTGGAAAAAGTTCCGTCGAGATATACCGGCAGTGTTTACTCTCAGGTTGTCGTTGCGTTGAATTAGATTTCTGGAATGGAAAATTTGACGAGCCTGTAATAGTTCAtgg ATACACATTTGTGCCTGAAATATGCGCTCGGGATGTGATCGAGGCGATAGCGGAGAGTGCCTTCAAAACATCCGAATTCCCGGTTGTACTCAGTTTCGAGAATCACTGCAATCCGCGTCAACAGGCTAAGATTGCTCAGTATTGTAGGGAGTACTTTGGTGACATGTTGCTTGATGCTCCCCTTGAATCGCATAAG CTATTACCAGGTCATGAGCTTCCACCGCCGTCGCTACTGAAACgcaagataataataaagaacaAAAAGAAGCACCGTAATCACAAGAAAGACCACAAGAAGCACCAGCAAGGAGATCAGGCTGCTGAGGCCGGTCAAGTGGCCGAGACTAATGGTGTCAGTCAGCAAGCTGACGGTGAGAACGGTCCACCACCTGACGTAATCCCGCAAAATGAAGTAGACGGCGAGCAGTCAATTGGCAATGACGTATCTCATAGTCCGGCAATGCTCCCGCAGCGACAAGGTAGTAAAGACAGTAATCCAgatgatgaagatgatgaaGACGAGTCCAGTACCGAGGAAGATGAATCAAACGTTGAGGATATTAAACTGAGGATGGACGATAAGGTGGCAGCTACCGATAAAGTTGCATCTACCGCCAAAGAAACGGAAGCCGGGGCTGAAATATCAGCTCTCGTAAATTATGTACAGCCTGTGCACTTTAATAGCTTTGAGAatgctgagaaaaaaaatcgtaTGTATGAAATGTCTTCGTTTGATGAAAAGCAAGCGACAACTTTGCTCAAAGAGCGACCATTGGAATTTGTCAACTATAACAAGCACCAACTATCTCGTGTTTATCCGGCCGGAACGCGGTTCGACTCGAGTAACTTTATGCCTCAGGTATTTTGGAATGCCGGCTGTCAGTTGGTTGCTTTAAATTACCAAACTCTCGATCTAGCTATGCAACTAAACATTGGAATCTTTGAGTATAATCAACGCTGTGGCTATTTGCTCAAGCCGGAATTCATGAGACGTAAGGATCGCCGCCTGGATCCATTCGCCGAGTCAACAGTCGATGGAATTATTGCCGGTACTGTACACATACACGTAATATCTGGACAGTTTTTGAGTGACAAAAGGGTGGGCACATACGTCGAAGTCGACATGTATGGTCTGCCTGCGGACACTGTCCGCAAGAAGTTCAAGACTAAAATAGTACCTAACAATGGGATAAATCCCATTTACGATGAAGAGCCTTTTGTATTCAAGAAGGTCGTGTTACCTGAGTTGGCGTCACTGCGTATCGCTGCTTATGAGGAGTCTGGCCGGTTAATTGGCCACCGAGTTCTCCCCGTAGTGGGTCTTTGCCCGGGTTACCGGCACGTGACACTCAGGAACGAGTGCGGCCAGCCCCGTCCTCTAGCCAGTCTCTTTCTACATGTTATTGTTAAAGACTATGTACCTGACGGATTCAACGACTTTGCTGAGGCTCTTGCCAACCCGATTAAATATCAGTGTGAACTGGAAAAGCGAGCTAAGCAATTAGAACGGTTGATGGACATTGATGAGCTCGAAGGGGATTCCAAT GATAAAGATAAGGATAAAGACAAGGATAAAGATAAAGAAAAAGATAGAGAAAAAGATAAAGAAAAGGAAAAGGAGAAAGAAAAAGTTGTTACTAGTGCTGCAAAGCCAACT GATGAAACAACAAAAGCAAAGAAATTACAGCCTTCCGGCGATTTATCGGGTGCGTTACAGTTGTCAGAAAGTCCACACGGGCGAGCATCAACTGCGGGCTTGGAAGTCCCAGATACTCCTGATGTGGAAGACGGAGTTGTGTCGTCAACAGTTTCGGTTGTTGATGTTACGTCAAATAAAAACGCGTCTGTCATAGTTTCGA ttgGAGATGGAATTGTCGCGGAGCCATTGGAAAAACTTATGACTAACAAGCTTGTTTTGGAGAAAAAAGGAGagtttgagaaaaaatttgaatctttGCGTCGCAAGCATGAAAAAGAGCGCTCGCGTTTACAATCTGGGAAAGGATCTGTTGACGGTGAAAAATacaaatctaaattttataataataaattggtGAAACGACTTTCTACTAAAAATat ATTTTCCACTGACGTTGGTTTGAGTGTGACTTTGCCGGAGACGTCAGAGTGCCAGGAAGAGGGTGTCGAGGGACCTTCAAAAGGTCTTCCCAAGAGTCAAAGTGAACGGTTGTTAAACATACTCAAAGAGCATTTGGATCAAGAAAAAGAACTACAAGATAAATACCATGACATTGTGTATGCCATGGTTGAAAAAGTTATGATAACATCACAGACAAATCAGATGAAGACACTTAAAGTTCTTTTGGAAAGAGAAATAAGCAGTGCCATGAGAAGGTTACAAAAATTACGACACCTCGAG GTGAAACAGTTGTCAAAAGTACATAAAGATAAGGCAGAATTTGATCGCATGAAACGAGAAGTCGGTAAAACGACTATTGAGAAGGGAGTTAATGAATGTAGCAGGCTGACGGATATTTATGATAAGAAGAAAGCTGAGCTTGAGTCGCAACACGAGGAAATTCGCCAGAAACTTGAAGAGGAGAGAAATAAG GTAAAGGCAGCAATACAAGCCGAATATACTAgtagttacaataaatatgAGAGCGGTGAGCTAGCATTAACGCCTTCAGCTAGCACAAGTTTTGCCGACACACTGAGTAAAACACCTTACTGA